A stretch of Triticum aestivum cultivar Chinese Spring chromosome 1D, IWGSC CS RefSeq v2.1, whole genome shotgun sequence DNA encodes these proteins:
- the LOC123183179 gene encoding sugar transporter ERD6-like 4 has protein sequence MKSSSGITNSDLATSGLGGIQVLATLVTTWLLDRAGRRILLIISSAGMTISLLAVAVIFFIKDTVSQDSHLYYILSMVSLLAIVAYVIAFSFGMGFIPWVIMSEILPVSIKSLAGSFATLANWLTSFGITMTANLLLSWSAGGTFVSYMLVSAFTLVFVILWVPETKGRTLEEIQWSFR, from the exons ATGAAAAGCTCTTCAGGTATTACAAACAGTGACTTGGCCACATCTGGACTTGGAGGTATTCAG GTTCTTGCCACTCTAGTTACAACCTGGTTACTAGACAGGGCTGGCCGGCGCATCCTACTCATT ATATCTTCTGCTGGGATGACTATAAGCCTTCTTGCGGTTGCCGTCATAttttttatcaag GACACTGTTTCACAAGACTCTCACTTGTATTACATATTGAGCATGGTCTCCTTGCTTGCTATTGTG GCTTATGTTATCGCCTTCTCCTTCGGTATGGGCTTCATTCCATGGGTCATAATGTCTGAG ATCCTCCCGGTTAGCATCAAGAGTCTGGCGGGAAGCTTCGCGACGCTCGCCAACTGGCTGACTTCCTTTGGGATAACGATGACAGCAAACTTGCTGCTCAGCTGGAGTGCTGGAG GTACCTTTGTGTCCTATATGCTCGTGAGCGCCTTTACGCTCGTGTTCGTCATCCTCTGGGTGCCGGAAACCAAGGGAAGAACCCTCGAGGAGATACAGTGGTCATTCCGCTGA